From a single Sinomonas atrocyanea genomic region:
- a CDS encoding malate:quinone oxidoreductase produces MTFISTTRSADVVLVGGGIMSATLGAFLKKLEPSWSIVLFERLDEAGLESSDPWNNAGTGHAAYCELNYTPQAKDGSVNPAKALGINEGFQLSRQFWAHLVGDGSISDPSGFIHNVPHMSFVIGDAHADFLRTRYEALHPNPLFSTMEYSEDPAQIAAWAPLVMEGRGAGRVAATRVAEGTDVDFGQLTRELVGYLAGNGVEVNYDTDVSGLERARGGWNVSTRHKSSGERGSIHAKFVFVGAGGGALHLLQDSGIAESKGYGGFPVSGQFLRSTDELVALRHNAKVYGQASVGAPPMSVPHLDTRYVNGKRSLLFGPYAGFSTNFLKNGSLWDLPLSIRPGNIIPMLAVAKDNMDLTAYLVKEVAKGHEKKIEALREYYPDASGGGWELITAGQRVQIIKKDQAKGGVLQFGTEVITSRDGSIGALLGASPGASTAVPIMLELMQRAFPKNFKGWEPKLSEMMPGYGIKLNDHPDLAAEIAANTSAVLGLAAAAH; encoded by the coding sequence GTGACCTTCATTTCCACCACCCGATCTGCCGACGTCGTTCTGGTCGGCGGGGGCATCATGAGCGCCACACTCGGCGCTTTCCTCAAGAAGCTCGAGCCGAGCTGGAGCATCGTGCTCTTCGAGCGCCTCGACGAAGCGGGGCTCGAGAGCTCGGACCCCTGGAACAACGCCGGGACGGGCCACGCCGCGTACTGCGAGCTCAACTACACCCCGCAGGCCAAGGACGGTTCGGTGAACCCGGCGAAGGCGCTGGGGATCAACGAGGGCTTCCAGCTCTCGCGCCAGTTCTGGGCCCACCTCGTGGGCGACGGCAGCATCTCGGACCCGTCCGGGTTCATCCACAACGTTCCGCACATGAGCTTCGTCATCGGCGACGCCCACGCGGACTTCCTCCGTACGCGCTACGAGGCGCTCCACCCCAACCCCCTCTTCTCCACGATGGAGTACAGCGAGGACCCGGCGCAGATCGCCGCGTGGGCCCCGCTCGTCATGGAGGGCCGCGGCGCCGGGCGCGTGGCGGCGACCCGGGTGGCCGAGGGCACGGATGTGGACTTCGGCCAGCTCACCCGTGAACTCGTCGGCTACCTCGCGGGCAACGGCGTCGAGGTGAACTACGACACCGATGTGAGCGGGCTCGAGCGTGCGCGGGGCGGCTGGAACGTCTCGACGCGGCACAAGTCCTCGGGCGAGCGCGGCAGCATCCACGCCAAGTTCGTCTTCGTCGGCGCCGGCGGCGGAGCGCTGCACCTCCTCCAGGACTCCGGCATCGCCGAGAGCAAGGGCTACGGCGGCTTCCCCGTCTCCGGCCAGTTCCTGCGCAGCACGGACGAGTTGGTCGCGCTGCGGCACAATGCCAAGGTCTACGGCCAGGCCTCCGTCGGGGCGCCGCCGATGTCGGTCCCGCATCTGGACACGCGCTACGTCAACGGCAAGCGCTCGCTGCTGTTCGGCCCGTACGCGGGCTTCTCCACGAACTTCCTCAAGAACGGCTCCCTCTGGGACCTCCCGCTCTCCATCCGGCCCGGCAACATCATCCCGATGCTCGCGGTCGCGAAGGACAACATGGACCTCACGGCCTACCTCGTCAAGGAGGTCGCCAAGGGCCACGAGAAGAAGATCGAGGCGCTGCGGGAGTACTACCCCGACGCCTCGGGCGGAGGCTGGGAGCTCATCACGGCCGGCCAGCGCGTGCAGATCATCAAGAAGGACCAGGCCAAGGGCGGCGTCCTCCAGTTCGGCACCGAGGTCATCACCTCGCGTGACGGCTCGATCGGCGCCCTCCTCGGCGCCTCGCCCGGCGCGTCCACGGCCGTGCCGATCATGCTCGAGCTCATGCAGCGGGCGTTCCCGAAGAACTTCAAGGGCTGGGAGCCGAAGCTGAGCGAGATGATGCCCGGATACGGCATCAAGCTCAACGACCATCCGGACCTTGCCGCCGAGATCGCCGCGAACACCTCCGCCGTGCTCGGACTCGCGGCCGCGGCCCACTAG